The Methanosphaera sp. sequence TGAATGATACATATAATTCATATTCTCAGGCTCAACTTCTCTATCTTACATCATCATATCTTAATGGTAGTGCTCTTGTTGATCCTAAAGATTATGATGCACCATCAAATCCTCTTAAGTATTCATTTCTTACAAAGGATAGTTATTCCTACTATGACTATGTAAATATGGCAAAAACAACACAACAGTATATGAATGAAAATGGTCGTGCACCAGACTATATTACATATGAGGGTGCATATATTGGATATTATGACTTGCTTTATAACTTTGCAAAAATTACACAAAATCATACAACAAATTCACAGATGGGATTTGACAGATATTATAGCTTTGATAAGAGTAATGATTCAATACTTATAAATATGCTTCCTGTTGCAATTGTTGGAATTATAGTACTTGTTGTATTATATGCAATTAGGTCAATTTTCAGACGAAGATCACAAAGAAATAGACGTCGACGTTACTAAAGAAAAATTATATTCTCCTCTCCACACTTTTTTTTATACTTACTTTTTTTTAAATTACTGATTTAATTTTTAGAAAATTATTAAATTAGAAGATATAAATTAATAATATATAATAATGATGTTTTAGAGAAAAAATTTAAAAAAAAATTATAAAATTTAATTATTATTTTTCATTTTATAAAAAAAAATTATATTGGGAGATTAACAGGTAATATGATTAAAATTGAACATCTAACTAAAATATATAAATTAAATGATAATAGTATGATTAAAGCACTTGATGATGTAAGCTTTACTGTTGAAGATGGTGAAATTTATGGTATTATGGGAATTAGTGGATCTGGAAAAACAACTCTAATGCGTATACTAAGAGGTGTTGAAGGATTCGATGAAGGAACAATAACAATAGATGATACACAAATTACACCTGAAAATTATCGTGAACACCAAAATATGCTTAAAGAACAAAGTGCAATTCACCTACAAAGATCATTTGGATTATGGTCAAAAACAGTACTTGAAAATATAATTCATAAAATGGTAGGACTTAAAACTGGTGATGAAACAACTGTATTTATTAATGATGATGTAATTGAAGAATATAAAGATGAAGCACTTGATATTCTTGATACTGTAGGACTTAAACATAAGGCTGATCATTTTGCACCAGTACTTAGTGGTGGAGAAAAACAAAGACTTGTACTTGCACGTCAACTTATTAAGAAACCTAAACTTCTTCTTCTTGATGAACCTGCAACAATGAGCAGTCCTAAACTTAAAGATGAAATTCTTAAAACAATTAAGAAAATCAATGAAAAATATGGTACAACAGTTATTGTAGTATCACACATGCCAGAGGTACATATGGCTATTTCTGATCGTGTAATGCTTATATATAATGGTAAAGTTGAAAAAGTTGATGCACCTAAAGTTATTGTTGATGAATTTCTTGCACAAAAAGAGGATGAATATCCACTTGCAAAATGTGAAAATACAGATCCTATTATAAAGGTTCGCAATCTTACAAAAGACTTCTACTTATATCGTGGTGGTCATGTTCTTACAATTGAGGATGTGAACTTTGATGTATATGAATCTGAAATTGTTGCACTTGTTGGTAAAAGTGGAGCTGGAAAAACTGGTATTCTTCGTATGATTGCAGGATTTGATGATGCAGATAGTGGATCTATTGAAATACGTTGTGATGATACTTTTACTCGTATGGATGATTATGGTGAAAATCGTATGAAAATCCGTAAAAATCTTGGATTTATGCATCAGGACTTTAGTCTTTCACCAAATTCCACACTTCTTGAGCAGATGTCTACAAGACTTGCACCAAAAACACAGCAAGGATTTGAAAATGCAATTAAAAAGGCTGAGGAATTCAACTTATCTCGTGAATCTCTTGATATAATCTATCAGTTAACTGATCTTTCACGTGATGAGGCTATTACAAAACTTGAAAAGGTAAATCTTTCACCTGAAATTCTTAATATATTATTCCCACCTCTTACACTTGAAGATACAATAGATTATATGGCACCTATATTTGAGGCACTTGACTTACCTCTTCCACTCTTAAATCGTAAGTTTACAGAACTTTCTGGTGGACAAAAGGTTCGTGCTGCAATTGCTGCATCACTTGCATCAAATCCTGACATATTAATTCTTGATGAACCATTTGGTGATCTTGACCCTGTAACTCTTCGTATAGTTGCAAATTCACTTAAACAAATAAACCAGGAACTTGGTACTACAATTGTTATTGTAAGCCATACAATGGATTTCATCAAAGAAGTTGCAATGCGTGCAATTCTTATTGAAGATGGTAAAGTTATAGATGTTGGAGATGCAACAGAAATTGTTGATGAATTTATAGCAAAAGAGGAAAGTGAAGAATAAAATATTAGATGGAGTTGATTGTGTTATGTTTGAGAAAATTCTTGTTCCTATTGATGGATCTGAAATATCAAAAAAAGCAGTAAGTAAGGCTGTTGAGATGGCAAAAGAGTTAGGCTCTACTATTGTTGTTGCAAATATTATGAATCAGAAAAATAGTTTTTCATTTGATATGCAAGATGATGAATCTAGAGATTTTGTCAGTGCAATGGTTGACTATATTAAAGGTGAGGATGTTGCTGTTGAAAGTATGATCTTATTTGGTAGTCCTGAGTTTGATATTGAAAAAGTTGCACGTAAAAGTGAAGCTGATGTAATGCTTCTTGGATGTAATGTTAAAGAAAGTCTTGATGATCCTATTGGAAGTTTTACTAAAGCTTCAATTAGACATGTTAAACTTCCAATTATTCTTATAAAATAAGTAATATTTTATTTTTAATATTACTTATTCTTCTTTTTCTTATTTTTTTGATAGTATTATTTTATTTAGTTTTTCATTAATTATTTCAACCACATAACTTATAATGTCACTTTTTTGTTGTATCTTACATTCATTATTTATATGCATATAGTTTTCAGTAAGTAATTTAATAATTCCACCTACATCACCTATTGAAAGTAGACCATTTTCTACTTCATCTGCAAGATTTATAATCATACTAACCCATGCAATATTTTCACAATCATCACAAAAATCATATAATACAGATGCATAATCAGCTATATCAACATCATATTTATATGCATCATATAACACATCAAAATCAACATTAAATCTTGAAAGACGACTAAGAACATTTGCCTGATAATCAGGTGACATTGCAGTTTGAAGATATAAAGCCTTAAATGTAGCAGTACGTACAGCCTTTGCAATAACCTCTCCTAGTTTTGAATGCTTTCCTGCATTTTCAAGATGATTATCAGATGATTTATTTGAAATAACACATATACCATCAGTACCAGTACCTGTTGCAATATTTTCAGAATACTGACTTTCAAGCTTTAAATCCATAAGAGTAGATGATTTTGCCTCAGTTGCCGTTATAATAGCATTAATTAATGTACCAGCCTCTAGGTTTGCATCAATAAAAAGTATAATATTAATAGTTCCCACATTCTCATAGCTATGATCATATTCATAAAATGATGCACTATCACCTGCCTTAATACCATTTTTATCAGCACCAGCTGTAACTACTGCTACAACCTTAACATCACGATATATGACAGTTTCAATTGCATAATTATCCATACATGCAGATGTTATAAGACCAGCAGAACGACTACTATCAAGACCCAGATCTTCCATTACCAACTTTTGATAATCACAAAAATCCATAGTGTCAATTATCTTGTAATCTTCACATTCAACAGTCTGATTTAGAATATGTTTCATATTCTCATGATATCCACCATTATGCCATGAGGAGATCATAACATTATTTTGACATTTAAGATCAAAAACTATAGATTTATGATGAATATTTACATCAATATTATTATCTGAGTAAATATTTCTAAAATAGTAATTATTTTTTAACATGATAAAAAAATTCATCCCTAATTAAATTATTAATATAATTAGTATGTTTTAAAAAAAGTAGTATAATAAAGTTTTTATATAAAAGAGAATAGTCCTTAGCGGAGTCGAACCGCTGTCACAAGATCCAGAGTCTCGTAGGATTGCCACTACCCTAAAGGACTATTTATTACTGGAATATGAAACCATAATAATTTCATATCTATATAATAAATATGTTATGTTTAAATATTTAAATTTTATTAATATAATGAAATAAAAGATAAAACTTAATAATATTAAATAATTTTCATAAAAACTAATCTACTTTTTAGAATAAATTATGATTTTTGTAATTTTTTTAGGATTTTTCTATCATTTGTATAATATTTTTTATTAAACTATATATATTAATAAAAATCAATATTTAATCAATTAATTTAAAATAAATTTATATAATAGGTATTAAAAGATGAAAAGAGACTTAATAGTTGGAAGAATGCAACCAGTACATAAAGGACATCTAAATGTAATTCAAGAAACACTAGATGAAGTTGATGAACTAATTATTGGTATTGGAAGTGCTGAAAAAAGCCACACATTATCAAATCCTTTTACTGGTGGAGAAAGAGTATTGATGCTAACAAAAGCTTTAAGAGAATATGATATAGATCCATCAAAATACTACATCATACCACTTGAAGACATAGCATGTAACTCTCTATGGGTTGGTCATGTGAAAATGTTAACACCACCATTTCGTAAAGTAATATCAGGAAATGCTCTTGTAAAACAATTATTTGCAGAAGAAAACATACCACACAAACAACCACACCTATTTAATAGAGAAGAATACTCAGGAACAGAGGTAAGACGAAGAATACTTAACAATGAAGATTGGCAATCACTTCTACCAAAATCTGTTGTTAAAGTAATTGAAGAAATTAAAGGTATAGAACGTATACGTAACATTGCCCAAAAAGAAGTTAGTGAAATAGCTTATGAAAAAAAGACTAATCAAAACTAGGCATTTTTACATGGCAAAAAAACTTTAGAATTGGGAAAGTTAAAATAAGAAGATGGTTACATTATGGGATTTATAAGAGATAGTATTCATGGTGATCTACACCTAACTGACTTTGAACTTGAAATTCTAGATACTGTTGAAATGCAGAGACTACGACGTATCAAACAGTTAGGATTTACTAATCTAATATATCCTGGAGCTAATCATACAAGATTTGAACATTCAATAGGAACTCTACACTTAGCTGATAAACTTGCAAGAAGACTCAACCTTGATAGTGAAATTATTGAATTGTTAAGAATATGTGGACTACTTCATGATATAGGACACACACCCTTTTCTCATGTAACAGAAAGAGTACTTAAAAATGACCATGAAACTAATACAAAGGAAATAATAAAAAACTCAACAATAACAGATATACTAAATAAGAAAATTGACCCAGAACTTGTCGTAAATATTGTAGATGGAAAAACTAAGTACGGAAAAATAATAACAGGAGATCTTGATGTAGATCGTATGGATTATCTTAAACGTGATTCATACTATACAGGTGTTGCATATGGAATAATTGATACAGAACGATTGCTCTACAGCCTAAAATATCATGAAAATGAGCTTGTACTTTCATCAAAAGGTGTTCAGGCTGCAGAGTCAACTCTTCTTGCACGTTATTTCATGTATCCTACAGTATATCAACATCATACAACACGTATTGTTAATGGAATGTTTAGAGTAGCACTTAAATGTCTACTTGATGATAAGGCAGTAACAGAAGATGAACTTAAATATCTTGATGATGGAGATCTTATAAATATTGCACGAAATCATGATGGTATTGTTAAAAAGACTATGGAAAATATTGATACACGACACCTCTACAAGAAGACTGATTCAATAACACTTAGTCTGTATGAGGATCCTGAGAAAATTGTTAATATGAAAAAGAAATACTTAACACAAGCAGAAGAAGAAATAGCACAAGACCTTAATATAGATCCACAAGAGGTAATTATTGACATACCAGAGGAATTATCATATAAGAAAATGTCAATACAAGTTGAAACACCAGACGGTCTTAAGGCACTTAGTGAGGTTTCAACAATAATACAATCACTAAAAAAGGCTCAGTATAACTATGCTGATGTTGCACTATTTATGTCAGAGGAAAATAAACAAAAAGCTATTAATAAGAACATAAAAATAGATAATTATCTTAACTTACCAGTGTGATAGGTATGAAGTATGAAAGAAAAGTAAAAAAAGAACTTAGCAAATCTGAATATTCAAAGTTTATAAAAGAAGTAATAAATTATAATCAGGATCATAGAGAACTTGCACAGTATATTCTTATTGATGATACTAAAGTTTTCAAAAATGAATATGTTGAAGCTATAGAATCTGTAAATAAGTTCATACTAGAAAATGGTCGTGAACCTGAAAAAGTAACAATCTATGAAAAACATAATCATTCATAGATTAAAATTTAGAAGTTGAAAAAAAATTAGTTGTGAATATTTTAACCACCAGAAATAACCTTTTTTTATTTTCTCTTTTTTTTATTATTTTTACATTGAAAAAATTAATTTTATAGAAAAAATAGTATCATTTCTTTATTTTTAGGCGGAGATCAAATATCTATTTTAAAAAAAATAATAAAAAATAAAAGGATAATTTTAACCCCAGATATCTAAATTTGATATCAACTTATAAAAAAAAAGATGGGGAAAATAAATTTGGGGGAGAATTTAATTTATTTATTTTTATAGTTAATCTTTGAATTTAACTTCTTGGATTGTAGTTTGGACTTTCATTTGTAATTGTTACATCGTGTGGATGACTTTCAGACATACCATTAGGTGTAATATGTACAAGTTCTGCTTTTTCATGCATTTCCTGAATTGATGCTGCACCAACATATCCCATTGATGATTTAAGACCACCCATAAGTTGATATACAATTTGACTTGCAGCTCCTTTATATGGTACAACTCCTTCAATACCTTCAGGTACAAGTTTTGTTGAATTCATGTTACTACTACTGTTTGTTGAGTTCTGGAAGTAACGATCTTTACCAGCACCAACACCACCAGTCATAGCACCAAGAGATCCCATTCCACGGTATTGTTTATATTTACGTCCATTTCTTATTGTCATTTCACCAGGTGATTCTTTAGTACCTGCAAGAAGACTTCCTACCATAACAGCATTTGCTCCTACAGATAATGCTTTTGCAATATCACCAGAATAACGTAGACCACCATCAGCAATTACAGGTACACCATAGTCTTCTGCTACATCTGCAACACTTGAAACTGCACTAAGCTGTGGAACTCCTACACCTGCTACAATTCTTGTTGTACATATTGAACCAGGACCAATACCTACTTTTATACCGTTAATTTCTGCTTTAAGAATATCTTCTGCTGCTTTTGCTGTTGCAATGTTACCAAGAAGTACATCTGATTCTACATTTTTATTCATTTCACGAACTGATTCTATAATATCTGTTTTATGTCCATGTGCACTGTCAATTGCAATAATATCTGCACCAGCATCACTAAGTGCCATTGCACGATCCATATCAAACGGTCCACATGCAGCTGCAACCATGTATGCTCCTTTTTTATCTCTTGCTGCATTTGGATATTTTTTATGTTCAAGAATATCTTTCATTGTTACAATACCAACAAGTTCACTATTATCTGAAACAACAGGAAGTCTTTCAACTTTATTTTCATATGCAACATCAAGTGCATCTGCTGTATCTGTACCTTCTGCAATTGTTACAACGTTTTGTGTCATAAATTCTGATACTTTACGATTTAGGTGACGTCCATGTAATGGTTTTACATCACGACGACTTATAATACCAACAACAACATCGTTATCATCAACTACTGGAAGTCCGCTGATTTCTTCAAAGTCCATGATGTCTTTTGCTTCACTTACTGTTTCATCAGGTGATATTGTTATAACTTCACGTACTGTTAATTCATTTGAAAGTTTTACTTTTTTAACTTCTTTTACTTCATCTTCAATTGTAAGATTTCTGTGGATAACACCAAGTCCACCTTCACGTGCAAGTGCTATTGCCATTGGTGCTTCTGTTACTGTATCCATTGCTGAACTTACAACAGGTATGTTTAATTCATAGTTTGTTGAAACCTGTGTTTTAAGTGTAACATCTTTAGGTTCAATTGATGATAATCCTGGTTTTATAAGGAAGTCATCATAGGTGTATGTATCTTCAGCTTTTGTTAATTTATCCATATATTTGCTCAAATTATAATCCCCCATTTTTTTAATAATTTTTACATCTTTCTGAAAATAAGTTTTTATTTTTAAAATAAAAAAAAATTTAATAAAAAAAAAATATATTAGTATTATTTTTATTTAATATAATAATTAAATGTTAGCTTTTAATTGTTCAACTAATTTATGATCAATTGTTCCATTATTACGATCATTACCTGTACATACACAGCCACGAACACCCATAATGTCACAATTAATAGATTCTAGCATTTCAATATCATTAGCATTTACAGATCCTGCAAGTGCTACTTTAAGACCATAACTATGTGAAATATCAGTAAATTCTTTTAATTGCTCAGAATTCAGGTGATCTGTAAGTCTATGACCATCTTTTATGTATGTATCAAGCATTGCAAGATCACAGCCACTATCATGTGCTACTTCTGGAATATCCATATATTCAACAGATCCAACTTTATATGCATCAGCATATCCACATGCAACAACAGTAATGGATTCATCATATTCTTTAACTGTTCTTACAACAGCTTCCATTACTTCCATTGCTTCATCATAGTTTTCAGGCCCATAAAGTCCTACTTTTACATAGTTTGAACCTGAAACTGCACATCCTAGTGCTGCAAGTGATACTGTACCAGGTTTATATGGTACATCACCTATTGTTGTACTTACAATCATATCTTCATCTGCAAAATCACTAATTTCACGGATAACCCATGGGAAGTTTGCACCAAGTGATCCTTCCTTAGGATTTTTCACATCAAGTATGTCTGCTCCACCTTTTACTGCTTGTTTTGCTTCATCTATATTTATTGCACTTACTAGTAATTCCATCCTAAAAACCACACCATTAATAATTTTTAGAATACTTTTAATTCTTTTAGAAGTTTATCTCTTTCTTTTTTAAGTTGATCAATTTTATCCTTGTTTTCATCTTTATTTTCTTTTTCTAACATTTTTATTGTGTTTGTTACTGCTTCAAGATTAAGTTCTAATGTATTGTATACCATAATATTTTTCCTCCATCAAATTTTTTTTATTTTATATATTTCTAGAATTGTTTTATGTTACATGTAACAGGTAAGTTTCTAAGCCATCCAATGTCACTTTGATATAACATACGTATATCTTCAATTCCATATCTCATCATTGCAAGTCTTTCAATTCCAAGACCAAATGCTGCAACCTGGGTTTCTACACCTAGTGGTTCAAGTACTTCTGGTCTGAACATTCCAGATCCACCAAGTTCCATCCAGCTTTTCTTTTCTGGAACATATATTTCAGATTCAACTGATAAGTAGGTGTATGGGAAGTATGCAGGTCTGAATCTTACTTTAAATCCTAGTTTTTTATAGAATTGTTTAAGAATTCCTAGAAGATTTTTAAAGCTCATATCTTCTCCTGCAACAATACCTTCTACCTGGTGGAATTCAGGGAGATGTTTGTAGTTGATTGTTTCTCGTCTAAATACACGTCCTACTGAGAACATTTTAAGTGGTGGTTCATTTTCACTTAGATGTCTTACAGATAATCCTGTTGTATGTGTTCTTAGAACGATCTGTTTTGCAACTTCTTCATTCCACTGGTATTTCCATCCTTCTGATCCTGTATTTCCACCATGTTCATGTTCTGCTTTTGTCATTTCAACAAGTTCACGACTTGGAAGTTCAGCTTTTGGTGGATTTTTTACATAGAATGTATCTTGCATTTCACGTGCTGCATGATCTTGTGGCTGGAATAACATATCAAAGTTCCAGAATGCAGATTCTAGAATTGTTCCTTTTGCTTCATCAAATCCCATATCTATGAAGATGTCACGAATTTCCTCAATTGTCTGCTGAAGTGGATGAATTTTTCCAGGATAGTTTTTTGGTGCTGATGCATTAATATCATATCCACGGTAGTGGAGATTTTTCCATGAACCTGTTTTTAGTTGTTCATGTGTAAGTTGTGTTGCTTCATCTTGTATTTCAAATCCATGATCAAGAATTTGCTCACCAAGATCTTTTAATTTGAAGTCAAAGTCTTGTCTTGATTTAATATTGAAAAGTTCTTTTCTTTTTGAGAACTGTTTTTGTATTTTCTTAAATTCTTCTGGTATTTCATTATCTGCAATATCTTTATGATCTGCTAGGAATTTTAGGAATTTGTTTTCTTCTACATTATCTGTATCTACTTCTTCAGCTTTTGGTTGTATTGCAAGTTTTCCCTGATTCATACGTGCCCATTGGTTACGCATAAGTGTTCCTATTGCAAAGTTCATCTGTTGACGTGTTACTTTTGCTTTTTCTATGATATCATCTATTGCAACTTCACTTTTTCCTTCTTTTTTAAATTGTTGTAATGCTTTTAGAATTCTGTACTCTGGAAGTCCATTTTTTGCATAGTCTTCTCCTTCTTTTGAAAGATTTATGATATCTGTAGAATTTTTATGCATAGATATTATATTTTTACTTGAAAGCATACCTGCTGCACTTGTAACAGCTTTAAGTGGCATTTTTGTTTTCTGTGCTATTTCTTCTGGTGTAAGATTTGAATCTTCTTTTAATTGTTTTAATAATTTTTTTTCATAAAGATGTAATTTATTTATTGTTTTATCTATCATTTTATTGTTAATCTCCCATTAAATTAGTTTTAGTTCTATATTCCTGTTATTGAATACTTATCAACTAGTCCTACAAATAATGATGCTGCTGTAAAATCAGCAGTTGTTCCAGGATTATATTTATGATCTATAAGGTAGGAGTCAAAGTTTTTCAGTGATGTAAGTCTATCTTTTGTTGCGATTGTTGTATTTTTTAATATTTCATTTGCTTTTGATGAGACTTTTTTTGCAACTTTTTGTCCATATTTTCTTTCAATTAATGTATCTGGAGTACTTGCTAGTATGTTCAGATATACTTCGATTGTAACATCGTTTATTTCATATTCAGATTCATACTTTGCATAGGTAGGATATCCATACTTTGATATTACAGGTAGTTCATTGATTAGTTCATATGATATTTTATCATAGTCCTCTGACATCTTAAGTAAGTCATAGATGTTAATGTGATTGTTTCGTATATCATCAAGTGTTGATGCTTGATTTACATCATAGTCTTGTGTTTTACCTTCAAGTCCACCTGCATCTGCCATAGATATTGCCTTTACTAATGCAACTGCATCGTCTACTTCAGTATTTTTAATAATAGTATCTAATGTTTTTTGTAATTTATTAATTGGATTTTCATCAACTAATGCACCAAATGTTGCAGCTATTGGTATTAGAAGCATACTTATGCCAAGATTTGTATTTGTATGTGTTAGAGTATTTGTTCCCCTGACACAGTCAAATATACATTCTCCTATTCCAATATCATTTAACATATATGGATATGATTTATGTCCATTATATGCTGCAATATACAATGGATCTCGTATAGATGCACTACTTATTAGAAAATCTTCATATTTCATATCACTAAAGTCCTGTGTTCTGTGTACATTTCCAGGCTTAGGATATCCACTAACTTCAAGTAATGTTGCTATTTCACCAAGCTTTGCTATATCTTGAGTAGTTAAATTCATATCTCATACTGTCTCCTAAGAAAATTTTTTTATTTATCTATTATTAATTAAATTTATGTAAAAACAACATTATTAATATTACTTTAATATAAAGAAATGTTCTAAAATTATAGGGTTGTTATTTAAAAAAATAAAAAAATAAAAAGGGGGATGGTTATGGAATAAAAAATATTTTTTTTTATAAGTCTTCTGCTAGCATTGGTACAAAGTAGCTTATTATCATATCTGCACCAGCACGTTTTATACTTAGAAGTGTTTCATAGAGTAAGTCTTTTGTAATGTATCCTTTTTCTATTCCTGCACAGATCATTGAATATTCACCACTTACCTGGTATGCTATTGTTGGCATTTTAAATGTCTGTTTTACTTCACGTAGTACGTCAAGATATGCAAGTGCTGGTTTTACAATTATTGCATCTGTACCTTCAAGTACGTCAAGTTCTACTTCACGTATTGCTTCATTGAAGTTTCCTGGATCCATCTGGTATGATTTTCTATCACCAAAGCTTGGTGCTGAATCTGCTGCATCTCTAAATGGTGCATAGTATGTTGATGCATATTTTGCTGCATATGAAAAGATTGGTGTATTTACATAATCATTTAAGTCAAGTGCTGTTCTTATTGCATCTACACGTCCATCCATCATATCACTTGGTGCTATTACATCTACACCTGCATCAGCATAGCTTACTGCTATTTTTGATAGATATTCTAGTGTTGGATCATTTTGTACATATCCATCATCATTGATTATTCCACAGTGTCCATGGTTTGTATATTCACACATACACACATCACCTAAAACAACAAGATTTGTCTGTTCTTTTAGTGCACGTATTGTTTGTTGAATTATTCCATTAGGATCATATGCACTTGATGCTACTTCATCTTTATGATCTGGTATTCCAAAGAGTATTACAGATGTTAGTCCTTTATCTTCTAGTTTTCCTGCATATTCTACTGCATCATCTACTGAGTATCTGTATTGTCCAGGCATTGTATCGATATGTTTTGGACTTCCATTTTTTGCTGATTCTTCTATATATAATGGGTAGATGTAGTCGCTCATGTCAGGTTTTGGTGTTTCACTAAACATTTCACGTATTCTTTTATCTGCTCTCATTCTTCTTAGTCTTGTTGTTGGAAACATTTTAAATCTTTTCTCCTGTAAAATTTAATTTCATTATTTATTTAATTGAAGTTATGTTTTTTAATATATTTTATATTTTTATTAATTTAGGCTATTATCTTGTGTTGATTTATGTGTTAGGAAATCATATATTACCTTTGCAGCATTTATTGATGTTACATCACCTATTGTATCTGATGATACCTCAACTACGTCAAGTCCCACCACATCTTTATTTGATACTACCTCTATTATATCTTCTACATCACGTGGTGTTAAGCCACATGGTGCTGGTGTTCCCACACTTGGTGCATAGGCAGGATCAAGTACGTCAATATCTACTGTTATATATACAGGTGAATCTATTTTATTTAATGTTTTTAGTATTTCATCTTTTCTATCAAAGATGTCATAACTTGTATAGTATGATATGTTATCTTGTGAATTTACATATTGAAGTTCATCATATTCAGCAGATCTTATACCAAGTTGTATTATCTCTCGTGGATTGTGTTCTGCAACTCGTCTTAGTACTGTTGCATGTGAAAATTTCTCATCAAGATAGGTGTCACGCATGTCAAGGTGTGCATCAAGATGAACAACAGTTAAGTCATGAAATAGTTCATGGTCATAGTCATAAATTGCACCAAGTGTTCCATTTGTTATTGTGTGTTCTCCACCTACTGCTATTGGCTTTAATCCCATTTCAAGAAGTGTTTTTGTTGTATCTTCTATCATCATATTTGTCTTTTCATAGTTTCCATTATTTAATGCTACATCTCCTATATCATAACATGGTGCTGTTACATGCTTATTAAAACGGAGGTTGTATGCTTCAAAGTTATATGATGCTTCACGCACAGCCTTAGGTCCATATCTTGCACCTGATTTATATGTGGTTGTACTGTCAAATCCTACTCCAAAAAATGCATATGCACCATCTATGTAGTCATCATCATCGAGTGGTTGTGAAAATGCAAAGTTCATCATATTATCTGCATAAAAAAACATAAAAATATCAACTCCCTAGTATTATTATTTTGAAATTTTTATTTTATAATTGAAAAAAAGTT is a genomic window containing:
- a CDS encoding universal stress protein, with translation MFEKILVPIDGSEISKKAVSKAVEMAKELGSTIVVANIMNQKNSFSFDMQDDESRDFVSAMVDYIKGEDVAVESMILFGSPEFDIEKVARKSEADVMLLGCNVKESLDDPIGSFTKASIRHVKLPIILIK
- a CDS encoding HD domain-containing protein, which gives rise to MGFIRDSIHGDLHLTDFELEILDTVEMQRLRRIKQLGFTNLIYPGANHTRFEHSIGTLHLADKLARRLNLDSEIIELLRICGLLHDIGHTPFSHVTERVLKNDHETNTKEIIKNSTITDILNKKIDPELVVNIVDGKTKYGKIITGDLDVDRMDYLKRDSYYTGVAYGIIDTERLLYSLKYHENELVLSSKGVQAAESTLLARYFMYPTVYQHHTTRIVNGMFRVALKCLLDDKAVTEDELKYLDDGDLINIARNHDGIVKKTMENIDTRHLYKKTDSITLSLYEDPEKIVNMKKKYLTQAEEEIAQDLNIDPQEVIIDIPEELSYKKMSIQVETPDGLKALSEVSTIIQSLKKAQYNYADVALFMSEENKQKAINKNIKIDNYLNLPV
- a CDS encoding adenosylcobinamide amidohydrolase; the encoded protein is MLKNNYYFRNIYSDNNIDVNIHHKSIVFDLKCQNNVMISSWHNGGYHENMKHILNQTVECEDYKIIDTMDFCDYQKLVMEDLGLDSSRSAGLITSACMDNYAIETVIYRDVKVVAVVTAGADKNGIKAGDSASFYEYDHSYENVGTINIILFIDANLEAGTLINAIITATEAKSSTLMDLKLESQYSENIATGTGTDGICVISNKSSDNHLENAGKHSKLGEVIAKAVRTATFKALYLQTAMSPDYQANVLSRLSRFNVDFDVLYDAYKYDVDIADYASVLYDFCDDCENIAWVSMIINLADEVENGLLSIGDVGGIIKLLTENYMHINNECKIQQKSDIISYVVEIINEKLNKIILSKK
- a CDS encoding ATP-binding cassette domain-containing protein, which translates into the protein MIKIEHLTKIYKLNDNSMIKALDDVSFTVEDGEIYGIMGISGSGKTTLMRILRGVEGFDEGTITIDDTQITPENYREHQNMLKEQSAIHLQRSFGLWSKTVLENIIHKMVGLKTGDETTVFINDDVIEEYKDEALDILDTVGLKHKADHFAPVLSGGEKQRLVLARQLIKKPKLLLLDEPATMSSPKLKDEILKTIKKINEKYGTTVIVVSHMPEVHMAISDRVMLIYNGKVEKVDAPKVIVDEFLAQKEDEYPLAKCENTDPIIKVRNLTKDFYLYRGGHVLTIEDVNFDVYESEIVALVGKSGAGKTGILRMIAGFDDADSGSIEIRCDDTFTRMDDYGENRMKIRKNLGFMHQDFSLSPNSTLLEQMSTRLAPKTQQGFENAIKKAEEFNLSRESLDIIYQLTDLSRDEAITKLEKVNLSPEILNILFPPLTLEDTIDYMAPIFEALDLPLPLLNRKFTELSGGQKVRAAIAASLASNPDILILDEPFGDLDPVTLRIVANSLKQINQELGTTIVIVSHTMDFIKEVAMRAILIEDGKVIDVGDATEIVDEFIAKEESEE
- a CDS encoding pseudomurein-binding repeat-containing protein; this translates as MKYERKVKKELSKSEYSKFIKEVINYNQDHRELAQYILIDDTKVFKNEYVEAIESVNKFILENGREPEKVTIYEKHNHS
- a CDS encoding nicotinamide-nucleotide adenylyltransferase, with the protein product MKRDLIVGRMQPVHKGHLNVIQETLDEVDELIIGIGSAEKSHTLSNPFTGGERVLMLTKALREYDIDPSKYYIIPLEDIACNSLWVGHVKMLTPPFRKVISGNALVKQLFAEENIPHKQPHLFNREEYSGTEVRRRILNNEDWQSLLPKSVVKVIEEIKGIERIRNIAQKEVSEIAYEKKTNQN